Part of the Melitaea cinxia chromosome 6, ilMelCinx1.1, whole genome shotgun sequence genome is shown below.
AGTGATTTTTCCGGATATCCTATTAATTATTCCCCACATTATTCttggatttttaaaattactacacaCCTctgacataatatatttattttttaactttttaatgtatttattggttttattacgatatatattataatataaccttTTAGCAGAATTATTTTCATCTTTTCGCCACACATTATACAATTGGTCCCGCTTAtaacacatatattttaatcgCTGGTTAACCCACTTGCACGAGTTCCGcctattatttaaactaatattttttgaagttgtacACATGTTATAtgcacttttaaatttattttctattgaaGAAATGATTTCATTTGGATTCTGAGTATTTAAACATTCACGCCAATCAATATTACGAAGttcatttttcaatttattgttgtctaatacatttataaatgcgCGAGCGCTCGATCGGCTGCGGCCGTGCTCGGGCGCGTCGACGGATGACGTCATCGGCCACGCACAGGCGGTAATGCAGTGATCAGCTGGTGCGATATTTACTACCGCGCTATACACATTTATGTTACTGCAATAACTACGGATGAATAGATGGTCAATACACGATCTGCATAATATATTGCCGTGTTTTTCTATACGCGTATATTGATTTATAGCACACTCAAAGCCCAAATTACTCAAAGAATTAAGATATAAGGTCGTCACAGGGTTACTCTGCTTCAAGTCAATGTTCATATCACCAATTAcaaggtaattatttttatgtgtgtagttcttaattatatttgttaattctCCTATAAATCGAGATTTACATGTGTGAGGTGGTCTATACACGGCGCATATGCCCATACaactcattttatttatagttaattcACCCGTTATGTATTCCATTTCTTTCGAAGGATTATTATTGAACCTTGTAAAAGTAAGGGATTGATGTACATACAAAATCACTCCACCACCCCTTTTATTAGATCGTAACTCGGAGTATAAGTAATAGTtaggtaattgaaataattggGTCAACTGAGATTTAATATTCGCTTCGGTGAAAATAACCAAATGTATTATCGACttagaattatttataacatattctacttgatcaaaatttttaatcataGACCTAATATTGACATGAAGTATTAATAAAGGGTTTTGGTGCATAGGCACATTGTAAACGAAATCATTCCATGTATCATAGTTACATTCAATTAAGGTATTATTTACATCATCCATAATAAAAAACggatttttatgtatacttaatttttgttatacataGTAATAAAGCGTAACTTAGAacatatgaaaaattataaacagcCAATAAAGGTGTTGAAAAGTTCAATTAAGaagggaaaataataaaaaggataTTAGTGAGTACCTGATATAAGCtggtttttcattttttctatGTCCTGTTGATTTTTAACCATTATTATTTTACCTGTATCATTTTTACGCACTAGGATAGAACCATTTTTGCACCAAATATATTTGAAGGAATCCCTTAGCTCTTCTTTAGTCTTCCATAATAAGAATGCGGTTGAGGGGGTTAATGATTCCCGTAAGTAAATTTTTCTACTGCCTGCCATTCCGATGTCTGCAggagttatatttatttttcttgagGCTTCTATCCACAGATTTCGGGTTCCGTCCTTCAGAATAACATTAATCACTGGTGTATCCCTCTTCATTGTGCCACTATTGCCAGTATTACGTGACTTCTTTCTATATGCTTGTATGACATCATCTGGATTCCGATGTATATTTGTTGCgattaattgtattatattttttatattttcatcatCTTTTTCTTCTATTCCACACAGATCCAGTTGATTTGCTAATTGATTTTGTtggatttgatttaatttattttccataACTTCATATTTtaggttaatattttttaaattattgcgtAGTTCCGTACAATGATTCTCTAATGTTTTCATATTCTTTTCGTATGCAATCATCTTACATTCGTATTCATCGATCTTATCAGAATAGAACTCCAAGGTTCGTTGAAGCTCATCTTTGATCACTTCTTTAACTTCCATCCTAATGATTCGTAAGGCTTCCTGTGTTTGGTTAAATGCCGAGTTTTCCCCCACGTAATCATTGTCGTCATCAGGAATGATTCCAGATAACCGCCTAGGCTTGGTACCGCTACAAACCTTACACTTCCAATCAACTGATTCCGTCGTGATCAGAACGTTTAGCTGTTCATTTGAGAGATCGGCACATGAACCGTGTATCCATTTACTACACGCCCCACATTGAATGCCAGgcacttttttgttaataattttgttgcatttataacatttaaccATTTTGTGCAATTAATCGAAATTATGTAGGtagtttgaaatttttttgcGTACGCGTAGACTGTTTCACTGTTAGCGAGCGACTgattataagtagtacaaaaaataaataaacatattttttacaatatctaacctttacgttactagaatagttttttatttacccctgtcgtcacggagtcacggaggagcgtgcgttacactattccgtggcatatatttacgtagaaccgtattaaaactaaattgtatgcagtatattttaaacatttttacactacaatactatattattactacattatttcataccacaattctgacgaattcaacgaaccattttgttcgacgcgacgcgcgctttacgcagacgtagtcgcgggcaacagttagtgtattataaaacaaaatccccaaaagtgtatgtgatcgattccctcaaaatctactgaatggattttcatacggtttcaccaatggagagagggcttcaagaggaaggtttacgaaacggctaagccgattttgatgagagtttcactggaagtttgccgggaaaactttttgACAATCTGATTTCAACTATATAAATACGATTGGCGATAGCTTCattcgttatatttttataatttcaccGCTTAAATACATCAACACTGTAAAATGTTGCTACAAAAATAGTCAGTACTCTTTTTGTAGCAACATTTAATggtttaagttaaaaaaataaatatgatttcttttttttaaatttgctaaatgttttataaataaatatatatatacaccaatttatatatttatttattagtaaaaacgtatctatataacaattttaattaattaaaacagaaagtaattaaatattgaataacccgttggcgcagatTCCAGTGCCTTCTGTTTCGGGGTTGTGAGTTCTATTCctgattaatttatatattaatggcattattaatatgtatttatcgaaaaaaaaatatgtagctatatcaccctgttacatataacacaagcacTAAGTAAGTtccttaccgtaggaacagacgaccgtgtccgtgtttatcataaataattatttatttattatatatttacatattaacactattaattacatcgttttttcatatttctgttttttgAGCACTAAAAACTATTATCTGTTAATATTGTAGTTGTTTTAAGCGACAAACGAGTTGTATTTCAATTTCCGCTACTAGCTCGCAGCTGTTGTTGAATCACTGATATTAATAACTCAATATGGGTATAATCTTTTGCTGGTATTTTATTTACCAAATACTTTGCTAGTTTTTTAGATTTCCTTTTCCACGTGCTATTCTACTCTTTCTCtttggaaaatatttacaataaatagtccatggttataaaaaatgtatgccTACATGTGTACATAcgtattacaaaaaattataagtctCATTTgtacgttgtatttatattattatttttatttctgttattttaatataatatcaatttgtACGATACGATACTTACTTATACGATACGATACTTATAcgataatatatgtatattgttaataatacgagtatatatattgtACCTATAGAATGTCATCTAATATCTTCCTTATGTAATAGTGTTCTCTAAAGTATTTAGAATATCAAAATGGATATATAATGAAGtaaattatttagaatattttaacttcatgataaataaaatatcttaattttaaaaaacacaaagtggttaattaatttttgattttttttagcGCTCACACATCCAAACGCATTGCTAAgattataatagtatttatatgGATATTGGCCCTAGCACTTGCTGCACCTATGGCTATGTCGTGGGAAGTCATCATGATAGAAGATCAAGAGCCAGGTAATGtgatttaattacaatttaaactgTAGCTTtgtaacttaaattttgttctaggaataataataataatctttattgcacaccattaaaagatacaaactcTATTTCTATCAAAACTACACaactattactatttttaaaccaccatttatataacaattacattacCCACTATTAAATTGTCCTCGTGTCGTCCCAGCCACGGTTCatgtaaattaattcaaataattattgagacacataaaaaatatatcgaattaTTActgttacatataatatacttagaaatcattattttcaagtttttaagttttaacaaaTGAACATAGGTAAACTGACAACTTTTAACAGTTAATACCAATTTAGGATAGGGTATATTAGGATATTGGTTATTTAATAACTGCTATAtggtttataaatttaatagtaaGTTGTGTTTTTTATAATTGGAAAATTTGCTACCGTATTTTTGTTACAGTTTCAAAGCTTTTCTACGTAAAACCATTTTGTGCACCAACTGAATTCGGATCACATTCCTTATCCATATACAGGCTTATACTGTACATTTTCCAAGTAAGTATTCTCATATAAACTACAGTCTACAGCATActtatatttaacattaaaacggcaaaaataaagttataagattgatctccttcgtgtcttctccattctacgaGACAGGTGCACAGTCGTCAGactatagaataataaataaatagaaatagagaatactattattaaaattaataattgtttgacAATTTATAAGTAAgcctaataataaatttgtgtaTCGTACAGATGCACGTtaaaatcaaaagtaataaaaaacagtttaaaaactttaaaaattaaataatattactataggtTGTACTCATTTATCTTTACTCGTGATTcaatattaaagttaatttttttgtttaagattgggtaaataaaataaaatttttgttttaaattcgtAAGTTATTTATACCAAATCCTGACTGGTCATATGTTTTCAGGCCACATGTTTAGTTTCGCTGGTAAAATCAAGTTTAATTTGTTACATCATCTTATAATTTGCAATGTTTTCTTTGCGCAGTATATCATTCCACTATGTGTGATAACATTTGCGTATGCACATATGGCTATGAAGTTATGGGGTGCACGTGCGCCCGGAAACGCTCAAGAAATTCGTGATGCAAATCAAATGAAAAACAAGAAAAAGGTATATCAAGcatattatatgaaatattacacatattacAAGCaaattatttcgatatatactTTGatgcatttcataattaataagaataaatattccAATTATTAATAACGTATTTAGATTTACGACTATcgagaattatttatattagcaaGTGTGTTTATTGAagttataagaatataaaatatcacgATCGGGACAAAATCAAACATGGAAAATTAACATTAACGATAAACACGgattaatattatcttatttcTACAGGTTATAAAAATGCTGGTACTGGTGGTAGTACTGTTCGCTCTGTGCTGGCTTCCTCTACAAACATATATGTTGCTTCAGTCATTTTTTCCGTCGATAAATGAGTAAGTAGCAAATTTATactttagattatattttatacttaacaagtaaatttaatagataacaaaagttattgctttatttttattaatgtcttTCAAAATAACtagttaaaaaaagtatttaacatATACGAATTTACTattcaaaactatttttataattctcaaTAGAACAACGTATAAAGTATggtttcaattattaaaatctgtaGTAGGTATGTGAATACCTTGTTTGGTTTGCCTTAATTTTTGCTTTGTAGAAAGTCACAGGGTATATAATTGATACGTTTAAATACGATGGCCCAAATCAACTGTTGGCGTTGACCCTGATTTCCGTTCCAGCTTGTAATTTCGTTACCGCTACGGTTATTggtgtatttatgtgtgtatgttttgaaaatataaatatttaaatatttacatatacacaTGTTTCTAATAAATCGTTTTACATACAAAGTACTCTggacattaaataatttttatatttataatgttatttcaTCTTTTGTGATTGTAtaactattacatttttttttcttaatttaaagaatattaattattttctgattacataataagaataatattaacaaCTTTTGAATACGACCTTAGGttgaagttaaattatttttctttgtagtAAAAGGttagacaaaaaataatttatgattagCGTGTACCCGATAAATGTAATTGATAccaattttaacataaaattagaCGTTCGATCGTGTCCTATTATCATAAATTTcacctatatattaatacgtgaaataaaaactttgtagCCCTTTTTACGtgaattacgcgaactgaggaGTATGAATTTTCGCGCACTTATACCTAGTTTGTACAGAGAataagtgcagaatgctaatatatttttttatattatgcataataaatacattaaatcaataaaaaaaaacattactaccatgtatttgacacacacactcatattatactattttgttgattgtcaacgtctatagtcaaattgatttttttaaaggttcttaacgttcattattttttgggttTTTGGTTAAATTAAATGCTTTGTTTgtagtcgaatttcgaccactaggcatTCACCAGTGTTATTAAATCAATGCAGGTGTAATAGTTTATTTTGTGTCAGAAACGATTTATCGTTAAATTCgtatgattaaataataataaaaaaacctgtTTCAAATGAATTCTGTTTCCAGTTCATTTTAAttcacaattaaaattatagtaaatggttataatgaaataactttttcggattttatcgcggtttatatttatacaatggCTAGGGTAAATTTCAACGGTGGctgataataatatttcagaTAATAACTCATTCCAAGACATTAAAGATACTTATAtggtttttcttattttctgtGAATCTATGAATTCAAAATTTGTTGCTTTTTTGTTGAGATTTGCCTCCCTCTGATTGAAGAGATAGCCTATCagtattttatgaaatgaaatgaaaacaaaacatttactTCATCATAACGTGATTATAAACTATTAACAACGAACGTTAAGAAaatctacatttttaaataactaatcaTAAATTATAGTAGCTActcaacacaaaaaataataattgatacatTTCAACATTGCAAGCTAAATGATAACAATGATTGAAGATGAAAGTactcgagcaatgcgtcctgcctttTTTTGGTATGGCAGGGGAAcctatttacgggtgatatACAGAACGCCCGGGTAGACAGTCCTAGACTGTATGTCGGCTTGAgtacttgggggtgcaataccgaccaaacccctgcgggagccttcagccgctttaattggggGGTTCCGGATCTGCAGGAATAGGTTGTAAATTGAACggttaatatagataatattaacataGTAATTTTTACAGGTATAAGTACATAAACGTACTTTTCTTCTGCTTCGATTGGCTGGCAATGAGTAATTCCTGTTATAATCCTTTCATTTACGCCATTTATAACGTGAGTAATAtccattttattaatgaaattaatgattatttgatgcaaaaatgtttaaagtagTTAGGACTTGTATTTCAGATTTAAACTGAATTTCCAATTTTAGCTTTTAGATAAccgaaaaatttcaaaatttaaatgaacgtatgattaaaataataatgagtttacttttattgattaattatttgaacattgattatttatttggttGATACAAGTtatcgttaatttttataattattcactTCAATGAATATTTTCAAGATAAAATACTATTCTTAGATTCATTCAATATTTGCCCGATACTTGATGTCAAgcagaaaagaaaattaatgaacCTTTACATTGATTAACTATCTTaacattgattatttatttgattgataCAAGTTgtcgttaatttttataagtattcaCTTCAATGAATATTTccaagataaaatattattcttagaTTCATTCAATATTTGCCCGATACTTGATGTCAAgcagaaaagaaaattaatgacGGGTAAATTCATTGAAAGCTAACGTGCTATAAAACGAAACACGACATTGTAACTTGTAATTCATGTCGACGGACATAAAATTAGTCTTTGGAATGATTTAATGTGTGTTTTCACTTAAGAGTTGTCTTATTTATGTTCGTAACTTATTACAAAAAAGACGCTATCTGATGTTTCCCAAggcttttattacttttttattttatcacaagAGAGATTAAATATCTACAGCTCGTGTATTCCTTTCAAAAATAATGCAAGCCGATAAACTAGTACCTAATGTATGATCAAGAGCCCCAGAGGCCAGCTTTAAgtgataaataaagttattccatttttaatattaatatggaAGGAGTATTAGgtttgttattaaaaagaactggatatactattattttttaaagaggcataaaaaaataattaactttgaATTATTATCAACTAAAATACTCACAAAAAGGAAATTATGAGTTTAGTTGAGTGAGTTCATCACAAGAAGTGTTAGAAATCATATTCATTTAGAGACATCCAAGACATTTAAAGGATGCGCTGAGAAACTTTCAGATAGACTTCTTTCACTATTTTTTGATCGGAAATCAAAATGTTTTGAGATCCATGTACagacttatattaataatatacattcatTGGTAAACGCCGTAAATTACCGTGTGAATTAAACACATGGGCAGTAAGGCAAAACGTGAgtgtaattgtatttataattggtTTCGTGTTCAACTGGGATGTAAATTGTTGACCAAATATTATGCATTGGAGTAAGATGAAATTCTAACTAGATAATCACCCATTTAGTAACAGATGAAACTGAATGACAAtggcaaaaaaattaaattataccagTTATAATACCGAATTAGAtgagtttaaaaaataagtttaaaattatattaaaataatctaattatttAGTACGACCAATTTTTACTTCTTAGAAGCACAACTTTCGTTTTATGTCTAGTCATAAAGACAAAATTGGCTTTAGGAACCCTTAAGGTTCTGTAAGAGAAGAgccttaaaattatatttcctatttataattacaatttaacgactttcatttgtaatttcaatcactttattttgttacaggaaaaattcaaaaaagaatttaaacaaagatttaattttagaaaaaaacggAACAGATTTACAAATGATAGTTATGAGGTACTTTTTtgatacacacatacatacatatgtataagcTTTATACATAGAGATTTACATGCTTTgtgtctatttttattaatagaatagTTTTAAGTCACTTTTTGTTACAGGACGGTCAATCATACAGAACTCGCATTTTATCGATTCGGTCGGCAAATGACAGAATGTGCTCGACAAGAAAATCGATAAATATTACGCCCGTCGATACTTTGAAGACTTCCAAAAACTCATGTCAATGCATGAAAAATCAAAAGAGAGAATTTGGCAAAGAAAATCAATGTCAATCCCAAAAACCCCACAATCCGATTAAAAATGGAGGTCGACACGACACACGCGCTGAAGAATTTTCTCGGTCTAGATTTGAGGATAATGATATACCGATCGGGGACGAAAGAGTCAgcgaattatatatatttccaaATAGTAGTAAAGTAGAGTTTACGGATGTATTTAGTGATAACAAAGTGTAAATGTTAATATAtctaattttaagtatttactaAAATGtgattaaatatgtaatttaattaagacagattattaaattaaggGAGGTGatctttgttatattatttcatcCGTATAAGACTGCAAAACAAAACTAATACAAGCTGCTTATTTTCGAAAATAAATGGCTTTGTCAATTGAAAAGTTTATAATGAAcagtataataatttacaaaaaatagatttaatacAAACCAAAAGATAAAGTTCATAAAATCAAGAgttaaataagattaaaaataaagtataaaaatcttaaaagatATAATTCTTGTTTAGATAAATTTTGAACCTTTCCCCGTCTGGACAACTACCTTAATCTTGCAgtagatcacagcttaataacacAGCTCTgtaatagtgttgtgttccagtggcgaataaggtggccagagctcctgggggcagTTAGAGGTAGGGTTGGTTACGATTTGGTTGGTAcacttacgatgcttctggtggtgcaggAGTCTAAAGGCGACTACGATAACTGCTAATCAAAGGGTACGTCGTCCGGTTGTTTGCCACCctagtagtataaaacaaaacaaaaaaatcttgaaGGTAATGGTAGAGAACTTTCAAGTAAAGTTTATCTATTaagaaattaattgtaattatttttactattcaaaATCAGACCAATAAACGAGACGCatacgtaatatataataaggcGATATTTCCAAATCTAAATATAGTTAGCGAAGAAAATCAGACCACAGAAACGGCCATCAAAAGAAAACAGGCTAACTTCGTACACCatatttctttttgttaataaattgttttctttttttttattacatttcttaACTTCTTATtttgacaataacgaacacaaaaatagaattatgtTCATCGAAGTGGATAATTTGGTGCAACAATTTCAGCGATTCATTATCATTTATGTAGATTATATTAACTATGTCATAGCAAATATCTGTATCTTCGACTTCAAAtaccaaataatatataaaaaacatacatcAAAGTCCCGAATTTGGATCCACATCAATCAACtgtctttttattatatttatatttgttatatattcaTAATTAGCTGAAGCAGGaggaaaaaaataactaaaataaatatttaaagtaacaaCTGAGCTTACGATATCgtcttctatacaaataaattaatatatgtataataatgtataatcaACGTGTTGTCGTTTTTGAATTGAGAAATCGaacaataactacttatatCCATCAACCCTTCTAAAATGTTCAATTAACATCAATGGCATCAGATAATTGAATATACATGAGAAAACATAATAATGTATTCAAATTTACGAAGCCATGCGAGTCAAATAGATTAAAAGCCGAGAATTTGCTACCAATGTTGTATGAGAATCTTCAGTTTCTCTCATTtcatttttgtaatgaaatttttgTGTAATAACTGCTagtaaaccaataaataaataaataaataacgtaacACAATTTATTAATAGAGTGATGTGCATCAATCCTCATCATCTTGTTTAATCACTCTgcgtaaataatatttgtttttattaacacaCATTTTTCGTCTATCACATTGTGAAAATTGATTATTCAAATTACATTCATAACACACTGTAAAACATTATTTGTCAGCtttacccgtgcgaataattcgcactaaatatgtataataattatcactttacaaaattacattttttttattattctttattgcaatataacaatattcGAAGTGTAGATAAACTTATCTGTAACAATTTGTTTGTCACTTTCTGTAATTGATACAGTTACATTTTTGAAATCTCGAACTCTGAAAAGGGCAACGTATATTTAACTGTTCATGAGTGAATACTGGAGatagcattttattttatcatttttgtaattactatgtaaataattcattcaacttaatttaataaatcaaaatttattgcaAGTATTCAATTTGTTTCTAATTTAGCACATTGCATTGATTATAAAGTTCTTCTTATTGTTGTATAACATTTGAAGCTCAGATAAAAGATCGAagaaaaatttaactaaaattgaCACATAGAGGCGCAAGTATCAAAGAGCGTTGAGCTAAAGCGCCATTATACGAAAAGTatcgtgagttgatttgaaattgaaaatttaccgaccatcaataatgttgacgttgtttcaaaattaaatccgTCAGgtatatgattttaataattagttaatttataaaagcaAAAGCAACAATTTTATTAGTCGTGCATGCCGGTAGcaagcaattatttataaaatgatactCGTGTATAACTTATGTGgtgtaattgtgaggtttttttttctaaaaagggggGCAAAAGTTATCCttagcgtatatatatataggatgcTTTTGTCATTGTAGGTTAaggtattcattttattatctcTTGTttcagtaaattaatttaataaaaataaattaattaaataataaatcctCGTTAGTGATGTCTTTTTCACttcatattttctaattataaaGCACTTAGTACTCTCGTAGTGATTCTGCTCAAACAAATTTGAACCTATACATTACAATTTTCGTTTcttgcaatatttttatacaaacatttaaaaacgaTTGAACACAGAATTTGCGTTTTTatgcatataaaataaagaatcatAGAATAACACGTATGAATAATGATTTTTCATTCATTTACACACACAAAAGCCACGAAAACCCAGAACTTCAATTCGTGTCCATAGGAGTGTAAAGGTTTTGCCCGACCTCTTTACAACCTTGTTGAGTAGTAAGAAGTCGGTACGCAAGTCAAATAACGGTTTTTTGTATTGAATATCAAGATTTACTTTTAgttgttaagtaaataatatagagaTTAAGTGGATTGGGGTATTGATAAAACTAACTCAAAGTCATGGTGAGTACGTAAATCCTAAATTAGTGCACGTTTTATTACTATGTTTTGCTTTTACTTTCTTTTCAAGTAATCGTTATCGTGATGATCATTTCGCGTGCTTAGcaatttagttgtttttttttgtgtaattacaCAATTGGATCACAGATTTACCTGATACAAGAGTAATGTAAATTAAGAaggtaattataaaatttcaaatactgTCATCCCAAGTGTTATGAGcgttaacaataatttttgacCGTTGACTTTggtactttttttaatacaactaattCGGCAAACGAGCACACGGCTCATcacgatggtaagcgattgccttagctcatagacgtctacaacacgaaaagcattgcaagtgcgttgccgacttTACCCCGAATCCCCTCCCGGGatttctggtcaccttactcaccacaggaatacagcactgcttgaaagcaatattactaagctatgatcttctgtaaggtctaggtacttccc
Proteins encoded:
- the LOC123654560 gene encoding substance-K receptor-like; protein product: MSSRGNRCRVAVTSLVTGADGTFSWCGELDLETRRLGAGSDDMLRLTVVLDAVAGAGSRLRAEADRRPLSGWSGLTLKSGGLSSSFVVDAGLTFGQGLLVLIYIYFNSIIFYSETTTSQDDNHNWSVNASTIEEYLGHNVMNDTDTYERLYDVPTGMIVLLSFLYGSISVLAVVGNFLVMWVVGTSRRMQSVTNCFIANLALADIVIGLFAVPFQFQAALLQRWLLPHFMCAFCPFVQALSVNVSVFTLTAIAVDRHRAIITPLSAHTSKRIAKIIIVFIWILALALAAPMAMSWEVIMIEDQEPVSKLFYVKPFCAPTEFGSHSLSIYRLILYIFQYIIPLCVITFAYAHMAMKLWGARAPGNAQEIRDANQMKNKKKVIKMLVLVVVLFALCWLPLQTYMLLQSFFPSINEYKYINVLFFCFDWLAMSNSCYNPFIYAIYNEKFKKEFKQRFNFRKKRNRFTNDSYEDGQSYRTRILSIRSANDRMCSTRKSINITPVDTLKTSKNSCQCMKNQKREFGKENQCQSQKPHNPIKNGGRHDTRAEEFSRSRFEDNDIPIGDERVSELYIFPNSSKVEFTDVFSDNKV